One genomic window of Streptomyces sp. NBC_01276 includes the following:
- a CDS encoding DUF1838 family protein, which translates to MTPEELLHSLARTRVSLDGEEVTYWWSGDVHSWAPGEPYRRLFGFEGVNVARLETENAEDGGAGGYRMLSREAAFYLDPGTREILETWQGKTVVHVWNDPANQRWRPFPVPRTELGDQVCFSLEIPLSYPSPLPVADYPLNSADDTYRALELFQFFTPAAALAGDAPSVPATMSWTRQSPWLPWMEQGQRPGGLTFHCRGVKLGSYAEVPERTRAYIAARHPEFARAPEKWTEPNETSWTHFRRLNPR; encoded by the coding sequence ATGACACCGGAAGAGCTCCTGCACTCCCTGGCCCGCACCCGCGTCTCCCTCGACGGCGAGGAGGTCACCTACTGGTGGTCCGGCGACGTCCATTCCTGGGCCCCCGGCGAGCCCTACCGCCGCCTCTTCGGCTTCGAGGGCGTCAACGTCGCACGCCTGGAGACCGAGAACGCCGAGGACGGCGGGGCCGGCGGATACCGCATGCTCTCCCGGGAGGCGGCCTTCTACCTCGACCCGGGCACGCGCGAGATCCTCGAGACCTGGCAGGGCAAGACCGTCGTCCACGTCTGGAACGACCCGGCCAACCAGAGGTGGCGGCCCTTCCCCGTCCCCCGGACCGAACTCGGCGACCAGGTCTGCTTCAGCCTGGAGATCCCCCTCTCCTACCCCTCCCCGCTGCCCGTGGCCGACTACCCGCTGAACTCCGCCGACGACACCTACCGGGCCCTGGAACTCTTCCAGTTCTTCACCCCCGCCGCCGCCCTCGCGGGCGACGCCCCGAGCGTGCCCGCCACCATGTCCTGGACCCGCCAGTCGCCCTGGCTGCCCTGGATGGAGCAGGGACAACGCCCCGGCGGCCTCACCTTCCACTGCCGCGGCGTGAAACTCGGCTCCTACGCCGAGGTGCCCGAGCGCACCCGCGCGTACATCGCGGCCCGCCACCCCGAGTTCGCCCGCGCCCCCGAGAAGTGGACCGAGCCGAACGAGACCAGCTGGACCCACTTCCGCAGGCTCAACCCCAGGTGA
- a CDS encoding S8 family serine peptidase, translating into MHASRRRLISVAAISVTLLAGSATASVAVTGGNDPARTLPAAAAPAAPAAAPVENLIVGYKSTASEASSNTAAADDAAAKGKKAGKKAKFDRRLGTGAALVNLGGSVAPAEAADVMAQFRADPDVAYVEPDSRAYAMSTPDDTEYAKQWDLFEPTAGMNVPAAWDKTTGSGVTVAVIDTGYVAHSDVAPNIVAGYDFISSSTAARDGNGRDNNPADQGDWSAAGECGTGSKASDSSWHGTHVAGTIAAAANNAKGVAGIAYNAKIQPVRVLGKCGGATSDIVDAITWASGGSVAGVPANATPAKVINMSLGGSGACTATYQNAINAAVARGTTVVVAAGNSNADAAGFSPSSCNNVINVAATNRTGDRSFYSNFGAIIDVAAPGGETRRATDTPGTVTTPENGILSSLNAGTTTPGAEIYKPYQGTSMAAPHVAGLAALLVAAKPSLTPAQVEAAIKANARPLAGTCTGGCGAGLADAAATVNAVTSTPATPAFENTADVAIGDNTTVESPITVSGVTGNAPATLKVGVNIVHTYIGDLKVDLVAPDGSVYTLHNRAGGGTANISQTYTVNASSEVANGTWKLRVNDNAGGDTGKIDSWSLGF; encoded by the coding sequence GTGCACGCATCCAGACGTCGGCTCATATCCGTGGCGGCCATCTCCGTCACCCTGCTGGCGGGCTCCGCCACCGCCTCCGTGGCCGTGACCGGGGGGAACGACCCGGCCCGCACCCTCCCGGCCGCCGCGGCCCCCGCCGCGCCCGCCGCCGCCCCGGTCGAGAACCTGATCGTCGGATACAAGTCCACCGCCTCCGAGGCCAGCTCCAACACCGCCGCAGCCGACGACGCCGCGGCCAAGGGCAAGAAGGCCGGCAAGAAGGCGAAGTTCGACCGCCGCCTCGGCACCGGAGCCGCCCTCGTCAACCTCGGTGGATCCGTCGCCCCCGCCGAAGCGGCCGACGTGATGGCCCAGTTCCGTGCCGACCCCGACGTCGCCTACGTCGAGCCGGACTCCCGCGCCTACGCGATGAGCACCCCCGACGACACCGAGTACGCCAAGCAGTGGGACCTCTTCGAGCCCACCGCCGGCATGAACGTGCCCGCCGCCTGGGACAAGACCACCGGGTCCGGCGTCACCGTCGCCGTGATCGACACCGGCTACGTCGCCCACTCCGACGTGGCGCCCAACATCGTCGCGGGCTACGACTTCATCAGCAGCTCGACGGCCGCCCGCGACGGCAACGGCCGCGACAACAACCCCGCCGACCAGGGTGACTGGAGCGCCGCGGGCGAGTGCGGCACCGGCTCCAAGGCCAGCGACTCCTCCTGGCACGGCACCCACGTCGCGGGCACCATCGCCGCGGCCGCCAACAACGCCAAGGGCGTCGCGGGCATCGCCTACAACGCCAAGATCCAGCCGGTCCGCGTGCTCGGCAAGTGCGGCGGCGCCACCTCGGACATCGTCGACGCCATCACCTGGGCGTCGGGCGGCTCCGTCGCCGGCGTCCCGGCGAACGCCACCCCCGCCAAGGTCATCAACATGAGCCTCGGCGGCTCCGGCGCCTGCACCGCCACCTACCAGAACGCCATCAACGCGGCCGTCGCCCGCGGCACCACCGTCGTGGTCGCCGCAGGCAACAGCAACGCGGACGCGGCCGGGTTCTCCCCCTCCAGCTGCAACAACGTGATCAACGTCGCCGCCACCAACCGCACCGGCGACCGCTCCTTCTACTCCAACTTCGGCGCGATCATCGACGTCGCCGCCCCGGGCGGTGAGACCCGCCGCGCCACCGACACGCCCGGCACCGTCACCACCCCCGAGAACGGCATCCTCTCCTCCCTCAACGCCGGCACCACCACGCCGGGCGCCGAGATCTACAAGCCGTACCAGGGCACCAGCATGGCCGCCCCGCACGTCGCGGGCCTCGCCGCGCTGCTCGTCGCCGCCAAGCCGTCGCTGACCCCGGCCCAGGTCGAGGCGGCCATCAAGGCCAACGCCCGTCCGCTCGCCGGCACCTGCACCGGCGGCTGCGGCGCCGGCCTCGCGGACGCGGCCGCGACCGTGAACGCCGTGACGTCCACCCCCGCCACCCCGGCGTTCGAGAACACCGCGGACGTCGCCATCGGTGACAACACCACCGTGGAGAGCCCGATCACCGTCTCCGGAGTGACCGGCAACGCCCCGGCCACCCTCAAGGTCGGCGTGAACATCGTGCACACCTACATCGGTGATCTCAAGGTCGACCTGGTCGCCCCCGACGGCTCCGTCTACACGCTCCACAACCGGGCCGGCGGCGGCACCGCCAACATCAGCCAGACCTACACCGTCAACGCCTCCTCCGAGGTCGCGAACGGCACCTGGAAGCTGCGGGTGAACGACAACGCCGGCGGCGACACCGGCAAGATCGACTCCTGGAGCCTCGGCTTCTGA
- a CDS encoding AAA family ATPase — protein sequence MGHTNVGQRELIEAVHRALTTHGRAVLTGPAGAGKTEVARAVAAAAAGRRETVLRLAPEAADQAIPEAAAATLLASVPRSALERLAGPQRTAIALLRREADAPGAGRDHVALRLAVVEVLRTLSVPGPVLLVLDNAQWLDAESTDLLRFVLRLTPPRVRVLVAECVQGGTPVAEPLCGPGTPVVRVPPLGADQVAELLLRHGLPARLAGRVHQASGGNPRLALALGHSLAEACGGPGGAAHHADTPPVSGQAREVARRLLAEAPARARRTLLLAALAARPTTALLRRAGRPDAEAELAEAERAALVTVGEDGAVTFTAGALPTALAADAGWPERAAGHAALAAAVDDPVQAVRHRALAVDTPDADLADRITDAAAACRRRGQRALAAELGLLAAERTPLALPREELARLVAAAEDAGWAGRADLARRATRAVLARDASPAQRVRARLAVIDAAGQALADADETIAHALADAAGDPSLRAAVLLRIAWKHNIGDGDPLRSRDAAAEAGALAKAGGDQVAEAMALTVRARMGRILGDPDAEDILAEALSLPAPEVPLGMRNAPQYLAVRHALFDDRLADARRQLLVLLPAVQRTGSAEDVFEVLRSLTEVELRRGRCVAGSAHARRALELTIEAGLSPGPAWYVAATAEAAAGSFARAAGYARRGIQASEEEQDQVFLSRALYALGTVELATGEAAKAVATLSRVAALEEAQQVVDPSVLRWHGELAEALVAADDPVGAGELLDRVTPVARSLGRTTVIAALDRARALCRSAQGEPEPAVALLELTAQRFGALGLPLEQGRTLLALARVERRRRRRAPARAALSAAAEVFAGAGAKPWLGLARESPAETAAPRPAVAALTEAEARLALLVGGGASNQEAAAKLFLSVKTVEARLTRIYQKLDVRSRAQLATALRGH from the coding sequence GTGGGACACACCAACGTCGGACAACGCGAACTCATCGAGGCGGTCCACCGTGCGCTGACCACGCACGGCAGGGCCGTGCTCACCGGACCCGCCGGAGCGGGCAAGACCGAGGTGGCGCGCGCCGTCGCGGCCGCCGCCGCGGGCCGGCGCGAAACCGTCCTGCGGCTCGCCCCCGAAGCCGCCGACCAGGCGATACCCGAGGCAGCCGCCGCCACCCTGCTCGCCTCCGTCCCCCGCTCCGCCCTCGAACGCCTCGCCGGGCCCCAGCGCACCGCCATCGCCCTGCTCCGCCGCGAGGCCGACGCCCCCGGAGCGGGCCGCGACCACGTCGCCCTGCGCCTCGCCGTCGTCGAAGTCCTGCGCACCTTGTCCGTCCCGGGCCCGGTCCTGCTCGTCCTCGACAACGCCCAGTGGCTCGACGCCGAGAGCACCGACCTGCTCCGCTTCGTCCTGCGCCTGACCCCGCCCCGCGTACGGGTCCTCGTCGCCGAATGCGTCCAGGGCGGCACCCCCGTCGCCGAACCCCTCTGCGGCCCCGGCACCCCCGTCGTCCGCGTCCCCCCGCTCGGTGCCGACCAGGTCGCCGAGCTCCTGCTCCGCCACGGCCTGCCCGCCCGCCTCGCCGGCCGCGTCCACCAGGCCAGCGGGGGCAACCCGCGGCTCGCCCTCGCCCTCGGGCACTCCCTCGCGGAGGCCTGCGGCGGACCGGGCGGCGCCGCCCACCACGCGGACACCCCGCCGGTCTCCGGGCAGGCCCGCGAGGTCGCCCGCCGGCTCCTCGCCGAAGCCCCCGCCCGCGCCCGGCGGACCCTGCTCCTCGCCGCCCTCGCGGCCCGCCCCACCACCGCGCTGCTGCGCCGCGCCGGACGCCCCGATGCCGAAGCGGAACTCGCGGAGGCCGAACGGGCCGCGCTGGTCACCGTAGGGGAGGACGGCGCCGTCACCTTCACGGCCGGCGCCCTGCCGACCGCCCTGGCCGCCGACGCCGGCTGGCCGGAGCGCGCGGCCGGACACGCCGCCCTCGCCGCCGCCGTCGACGACCCCGTCCAGGCCGTACGCCACCGCGCGCTGGCCGTCGACACCCCCGACGCGGACCTCGCCGACCGGATCACCGACGCGGCCGCCGCGTGCCGGCGCAGGGGCCAGCGGGCCCTCGCCGCCGAACTCGGTCTGCTGGCCGCCGAACGCACCCCCCTCGCCCTGCCCCGCGAGGAACTCGCCCGGCTCGTCGCCGCCGCCGAGGACGCCGGCTGGGCCGGCCGCGCCGACCTCGCCCGCCGCGCCACCCGCGCCGTCCTCGCCCGTGACGCCTCGCCCGCCCAGCGGGTGCGCGCCCGGCTCGCCGTGATCGACGCCGCCGGGCAGGCCCTCGCCGACGCCGACGAGACCATCGCCCACGCCCTGGCCGACGCCGCGGGCGACCCCTCGCTGCGGGCCGCCGTCCTGCTGCGGATCGCCTGGAAGCACAACATCGGCGACGGCGACCCCCTGCGCTCCCGCGACGCCGCCGCCGAGGCGGGCGCCCTCGCCAAGGCCGGCGGGGACCAGGTCGCCGAGGCCATGGCCCTGACCGTACGGGCCCGCATGGGCCGCATCCTCGGGGACCCCGACGCGGAGGACATCCTCGCCGAGGCCCTCTCCCTGCCCGCCCCCGAGGTCCCCCTCGGGATGCGCAACGCGCCCCAGTACCTGGCCGTCCGCCACGCCCTCTTCGACGACCGGCTCGCCGACGCCCGCCGTCAGCTCCTCGTCCTGCTGCCCGCCGTGCAGCGCACCGGATCGGCCGAGGACGTCTTCGAGGTGCTGCGCAGCCTCACCGAGGTGGAACTGCGGCGCGGCCGCTGCGTCGCCGGGTCCGCGCACGCCCGCCGCGCGCTGGAGCTGACCATCGAGGCGGGCCTGTCACCCGGACCGGCCTGGTACGTCGCCGCGACGGCCGAGGCCGCGGCCGGCAGCTTCGCCCGCGCCGCCGGATACGCCCGCCGGGGCATCCAGGCCTCCGAGGAGGAACAGGACCAGGTCTTCCTGTCCCGGGCGCTGTACGCCCTCGGCACCGTCGAACTGGCCACCGGGGAGGCCGCGAAGGCCGTCGCCACGTTGAGCCGGGTCGCCGCGCTGGAGGAGGCCCAGCAGGTGGTGGACCCCTCGGTCCTGCGCTGGCACGGGGAGCTCGCCGAGGCCCTGGTCGCCGCCGACGATCCCGTCGGGGCCGGGGAACTGCTCGACCGGGTCACCCCCGTGGCCCGCTCCCTGGGGCGGACCACGGTGATCGCGGCCCTGGACCGGGCCCGGGCCCTGTGCCGTTCGGCACAGGGCGAACCGGAACCGGCCGTCGCCCTGCTGGAGCTGACCGCGCAGCGGTTCGGGGCCCTCGGGCTGCCCCTGGAACAGGGCCGCACGCTCCTCGCGCTGGCCCGGGTGGAACGCCGGCGCCGGCGCCGGGCCCCCGCCCGTGCCGCCCTGTCGGCGGCGGCCGAGGTCTTCGCGGGGGCCGGGGCCAAGCCCTGGCTCGGCCTCGCCCGCGAGAGCCCGGCCGAGACCGCCGCCCCGCGCCCCGCGGTGGCGGCCCTGACCGAGGCGGAGGCCAGACTGGCGCTGCTCGTCGGCGGGGGAGCCAGCAACCAGGAGGCCGCGGCGAAGCTCTTCCTGAGCGTGAAGACGGTGGAGGCCCGCCTCACCCGGATCTACCAGAAACTGGACGTCCGCTCCCGCGCCCAGCTGGCCACCGCGCTGCGCGGGCACTGA
- a CDS encoding DUF5302 domain-containing protein, whose translation MADAPQTPQADGAQTDGAAADVPQDESPADEAKRKFREALARNAASAQSQQSHQSRAKVQGSSAGAGGKNKKVRRKTG comes from the coding sequence ATGGCTGACGCACCACAGACCCCGCAGGCGGACGGGGCACAGACGGACGGGGCCGCGGCGGACGTCCCGCAGGACGAGTCCCCGGCCGACGAGGCCAAGCGCAAGTTCCGCGAGGCGCTGGCGCGCAACGCCGCGAGCGCCCAGTCCCAGCAGTCGCACCAGAGCCGCGCGAAGGTGCAGGGCTCCAGCGCCGGCGCCGGGGGCAAGAACAAGAAGGTCCGCCGCAAGACCGGCTGA
- a CDS encoding rodlin, with the protein MLKKFMATAAVTASVLGTGALAASPAMAIGNDNGVNTVNGNGASQVYGNQETKGAMSPQLSAVQGSLNKLCIGLPAKVNVQSVLAALNIGVQDINVLSNPQNQQCAENSTQAKGDESLSHIVDNIPVLSGNLSAGS; encoded by the coding sequence ATGCTCAAGAAGTTCATGGCCACCGCCGCGGTCACCGCCTCCGTACTGGGCACGGGCGCCCTCGCGGCCTCCCCGGCGATGGCGATCGGGAACGACAACGGCGTGAACACCGTCAACGGCAACGGCGCCTCGCAGGTCTACGGCAACCAGGAGACCAAGGGCGCGATGAGCCCGCAGCTCAGCGCGGTCCAGGGTTCACTGAACAAGCTCTGCATCGGCCTGCCCGCGAAGGTCAACGTGCAGTCGGTCCTCGCCGCCCTCAACATCGGCGTCCAGGACATCAACGTCCTGTCCAACCCGCAGAACCAGCAGTGCGCCGAGAACTCCACCCAGGCCAAGGGCGACGAGTCGCTGTCGCACATCGTGGACAACATCCCGGTCCTGTCCGGCAACCTGTCCGCCGGCAGCTGA
- a CDS encoding glycoside hydrolase family 19 protein → MIRALRRRTLSLAAAAAVTLGLAVALPASPAAAAPACASAWASSAVYTGGASASYNGHNWQAKWWTQGETPGTTGQWGVWSDQGACGGGGGTDPDPGTGNPSGFVVSEAQFNQMFPNRNPFYTYNGLVAALSAYPGFANTGDDTVKRREAAAFLANVSHETGGLVYVVEQNTANYPHYCDASQPYGCPAGQAAYYGRGPIQLSWNFNYKAAGDALGINLLANPYLVEQDPAVAMKTALWYWNTQNGPGTMTAHAAMVNGAGFGETIRSINGSLECNGGNPAQVQSRVSKYQSFTQLLGVTPGNNLGC, encoded by the coding sequence GTGATACGCGCCCTACGCCGCCGTACCCTCTCCCTCGCCGCGGCCGCAGCCGTGACGCTCGGCCTCGCCGTCGCCCTGCCCGCCTCGCCCGCCGCCGCGGCCCCCGCCTGCGCCTCGGCCTGGGCTTCCTCCGCCGTCTACACGGGCGGCGCGAGCGCCTCGTACAACGGCCACAACTGGCAGGCGAAGTGGTGGACCCAGGGCGAGACTCCCGGGACCACCGGCCAGTGGGGCGTGTGGTCGGACCAGGGTGCCTGCGGGGGCGGCGGGGGCACGGACCCCGACCCCGGCACCGGCAACCCCTCCGGCTTCGTGGTCAGCGAGGCCCAGTTCAACCAGATGTTCCCGAACCGGAACCCGTTCTACACGTACAACGGCCTGGTCGCGGCCCTGTCCGCCTACCCCGGCTTCGCCAACACCGGTGACGACACGGTCAAGCGGCGCGAGGCGGCCGCCTTCCTCGCCAACGTCTCCCACGAGACGGGCGGGCTGGTGTACGTGGTGGAGCAGAACACCGCCAACTACCCGCACTACTGCGACGCCTCCCAGCCCTACGGCTGTCCCGCGGGCCAGGCCGCCTACTACGGGCGCGGCCCCATCCAGCTGAGCTGGAACTTCAACTACAAGGCGGCGGGCGACGCCCTGGGCATCAACCTCCTCGCCAACCCCTACCTGGTCGAGCAGGATCCGGCGGTCGCCATGAAGACGGCACTCTGGTACTGGAACACCCAGAACGGCCCCGGCACGATGACCGCCCACGCCGCCATGGTCAACGGAGCGGGCTTCGGCGAGACCATCCGCTCCATCAACGGGTCCCTGGAGTGCAACGGCGGCAACCCGGCGCAGGTGCAGAGCCGGGTGAGCAAGTACCAGAGCTTCACGCAGCTGCTGGGCGTCACCCCGGGCAACAACCTCGGCTGCTGA